The nucleotide window GTGTCTTCAACAGTGTAATTTGTATGGGTGATTTCTATCTTTCTGTTGTAGCGTCGTACGTAATCtgatattaaattaagaaagcTTTAATCATAGAGTTGATAATATATTGCTCTCcgtcaatatttaaaattgtatgcacatattatttctttctttcataaTATGGAGAAGAAGCATGAGGGTATAAGTCTGAAATTTCAGAACCCACCGAACAAAATTGTCATTGTATTGTGGTCACCCTAAGTATTGTTTCATCTACTTTTTAAGTGTACTTGCTAATGTCATTCAACGGATTATACAAGTTCTACGTTAACGGTCAATTGAAATATTAGAATTAATCAATAGCTTGAAATACAagcaaagaaatcaaattttccaTTGAAATGAAAGTCATCAATATAGGaacaaaaatgacaaatgaATTCTGAATACTATTAGATTATATTATTCTCTGGACTTGAAATCCTCTACTACTTGTTTGATTTTGGACatggatttgagtcaaactagttttagttgttttagttatttgAATTAAGTGTTGGATCTGAGTTTAGTGGGTTATAACTTGATTGTTAATTTGGCTTCAGCAATCTGAAATGAGTAGTCATATCATgagttcaataattttattaacctaatttattttttaattgtttttgataaaagaaaatatggaGAAGAGTTGAATTGTAATGTGAAAGTAAAGAATAagtttatttatgttaaatgaACTGAGTTGTTAGAATTtttctcaagtttaaaaatttataatttaaatttaaatttctcacaTACCTATGTGAAAATATCATTGATCGTCATATGAATCTAtgtaatttttgtataaatttatgtacaaaaatttgattattttaattagatttttagtGGTTTTTGTGTCAAAAAATCACTAGAGAAGGGAGATATattgtcaaaaaagaataccaaaaaaataatcattgaaaagatgaaataaaatttttagatgtaaatataatattttaaagtttgagagAGACagttattcattttaaaatataaaaccctaaaaaatatatatgatgggataaaatattaatttttttaaattaaagtaaaaaaaaatatatagtttttaatactaaaaaaaagaaaaaattttattatttaaataacaattttatccctatatTAACTCAAACAATCTATATAAGTCATTTGGCGTTATAATAATTGAAGGTAAAGTATTTCAGtccaaaaaaaatctaaatgagAGAGGGTATAGACTTCCGGTCGGGGTGATAATCAGATTCAATGAAAAGTCGCTTTTCACAgtttctctcttctttcctcCTTTATCGCAAGGTTACTGCTTGTCTAGAAAGCAAATAGACTAGATCACCAGGTCTCTGTTATTTCTGTTGGAAGCATTCTCTTCCAACGAGTCAAAGTCATGTGAGGCTTACTCAGAACTTTCATATTGACTTCAGAGGTACTTTGAATGTTGATGTTTGAAAACTGATGTTGACTTAAagaggataaaaaaataatcctcTCCGCCACCGCCACCGCCACCACACACACCCCACCCCCCcatcttaaaaatattttctgataattcaaaattttaaagagtctaacttttctcaaaatcttttatataattaaaattattattttattattaaatcgtaagattttatatcatttttcttattaatataaaatacaaacaattttataacgattaaactttacaaaattatttttttctcctaaagtttcattttttttttcctttgtgaGGAAGTTTCTCTTTGACTAACTTCCTCTTCTAATCTATCTTTTTCAGTGATGAAGTTTCTTCTCCGACTAAAAAGCAACTGCACTCAATGAACAAATCAATTCCCAACCATTCGTCTTCGTTCTCTTTCATCGCACTCGTCAATCGAATTGAATCGTTTTTGCTATCTCTCGTTTGATGAATCATCAACCTTTGCTCTCTCGTTTGTGGAAGTGTCACTTCATCTACATGATGACGCCTCTAAACGAAACTTTTTTTCTAGATTCATCGAATCAAATGGGTGACTGGATGATGATGTCAAGAAAAGTGTGGTAGGTTGATAATGACGGTTTAGGGTTGAAAGGAGAGTTCGTCTGTGACCGGAGAAGATAAGAAAAAACTTAGGTTTAAGGGATGaggaaaatgtgacttttcaaaattaaaaaactttagataaaagtgaaattgataatttttacaAACTATAAAAAcaatactaataaattttatatttttttaatattattaataaaataataattttatctttgaccTGATAATTCTATCCGCCATTAGAGCAAATTGGGTTAAAACTCAGGAAGGAAAATAGTCTTTGGCCTATAAACTATGGTGGCACTCAGTCTCAGAGAAGactacaaagaaataaaaagtaacTCTAAATTCTTAGAGCTAATCAATTAGAAATTCTTCCTTCCGAATTTAGTTTAAAGAGATCATGTCTATCATCGGAGAGGCCATTCTGTCTGCCTTCTTTGAATTTCTGTTCAGGAAGTTGACTTCACCTCAACTGCTGCAGTTTGCTCTCCAAGAGCAAGTCCACGTTGATCTCAACAAGTGGGAAAGAATTCTGCTGAAGATTCATGCAGTACTTGAGGATGCAGAGGAGAAGCAGAGAACCAACGAGTCTGTGAAGATCTGGCTTGGAGAGCTTTGGAACTTGGCGTTTGACATCGAAGACTTGTTGGATGAATTTGCAACTGAAGCTTTGCAAAGGAACTTGCAGCATGATCGCCCTGGAGACAAATACAGCAGAAGTATGGCTGGTAAAATCATTCCTGCTTGCTGCAGAAGTTTGATAGGATCACTTAATTTCACTTCTGTCATGAAGTTAAAGATAAAGAAGATCACTGTGAGGTTGCAAGAGATTGCAACTGAGAAGAACAACCTGGACTTGAAAGAGATTTCAGGGTCCGGGAGGAAGTCTTCCAAAGTCCATGAAAAAATACGTACCACCTGTTTGGTTAATGAAGCTACTGTGTatggaagagaaaaagataaggaAGCAATAATTGACTTATTGTTGAGACATGAAGGTGCTTGTTATGGAGTTGATGTTATTCCTATTTTAGGAATGGGAGGAGTGGGTAAGACAACTCTTGCGCAACTTGTTTACAATGATGTTCGAGTGGAAGCTCATTTCGATCTCAAAATTTGGGTTTGTGTTTCTGATGATTTCGATGCCAATAGAATAACAAAAGCTATTTTGCAGTCCATTACTGATGAGAATGTAAATGATAGCGATCTAAATATCCTTCAAGTCAAATTGAAGGAGAAACTATTTAGAAGGAAGTTTTTACTGGTTTTAGATGATATTTGGAACGAGAATTATGATAAGTGGACTGCTCTACGCAAGCCATTTGAAGTAGGTTGTCTGGGAAGTAAGATTATTGTCACAACTCGCAATGAAGATGTTTCTTTAATCGTGGGAACTCTTCCAACTTACTCGTTGAAAGAGTTGTCGATGAATGATTGTTTGTTTGTGTTTACTCGACACTCATTGGGGACAAAAGGTTTTAGTAAGCATCAAGAGTTGAAGAAAATTGGTGAGCAAATCGTTAAAAGGTGTAATGGTTTACCTTTAGCAGCAAAAACCCTTGGTGGCCTCTTACGTGGTAAATATAATCCTAATGATTGGGAAGATGTGCTACACAGCAAAATATGGGATTTACCAGAAGAGAAAAGTGGGATTCTACCAGCTCTTAGATTGAGTTACCACTATCTTTCTCCACATTTGAAACGGTGTTTTGCATATTGCTCAATATTTCCTAAAGATTATGCTTTTGAGAAGGAGGAGATTATTTTGTTATGGATGGCAGAGGGTTTAATGCAAAATGACATCAGTGGAAAACAAATGGAAGATTTAGGTGACAAGTGTTTCAGAGATTTACAGTCAAGATCATTTTTTCAACATTCAATCAAGAATAAGTCTCGGTTTGAGATGCATGACTTGATTAATGATCTTGCTCAATGGGCTGCAGGAGATATAAGCTTTAGGTTAGATAATATGCCAGAGGTTGACAACCAAAGGAGAATCTCAAAAAATCTTCGCCATTTATCTTACATTGGTGGATATGATGGCAGTAAGAGATTTCAGGCTCTCTGTCATGCCAAAAATTTGAGAACCTTTTTGCCATTGCAACTGGAACCAGTACATTTTTACTTGTCGTTTAATGTTCTTTTTCATTGGTTGCCAAAGCTACAAAGGTTAAGGGTTTTATCTTTGCGTGGATATTGCATCTCAGAGCTACCCGACGAAATCAGATTTTTAAAGCATTTACGATATCTCGATCTGTCTAATACTGATATCAAGTTTCTACCTGAAGCAATTAGTAGTTTTTACAATTTGCAGACTCTTATTTTAATAAGATGTTGTTATCTGAAGAAACTCTGTACAGATATGGGGAACCTGATTAACTTGCGGCATCTTAATATGGATCTTGTAGATTGTCTGGAAGGAATGCCTCTAAACATTGGCAAATTAACCTATCTTCGAACACTTCCTACTTTTGTTGTGGGGAAAGGCAATGGCTCTGGCCTAAGAGAGTTGAAGTCTTTGCCCAATCTTCAAAGGAAGCTTAGAATTTCAAGGCTAGAGAATGTAAATGATATTGAGGAAGCCAAGGAGGCTGACTTAAATGGCAAGAAAAAACTTGATGTGATTTCATTAGAATGGAGTAGAAGAAAGATTGCCAGTTCATCAAGGAAAGTAGACATTGAAACACGTGTGCTTGACATGCTGCAACCTCACAAGAGACTGAAAGAGCTCAGTATCAAGGGCTATGGTGGTGCAAAGTTTCCCACCTGGTTAGGTGATTCCCAATTCACTGCATTAGTACTCCTAAGATTTGAGAATTGCAGCGCATGTACTTCTTTGCCGCCGGTCGGGCAATTGCCCTCGCTCAAGCACCTTGCTATCAAAGGAATGGCGGGAGTAAGGCGAGTGGGGTCAGAGTTTTATGGAAATGGTTGCTCAGAGTATTTTCCATCTCTAGAGACTCTTTCTTTCGAGAGCATGCCTAATTGGGAAGACTGGATCTCTAATGCATGTGGTCTGGAATGTAAAGCTTTCTTTTGCCTGCGAGAGCTTTCTGTTGCAAATTGTTCTAAACTGGTAGGAAGATTGCCAGAACATCTTCCTTCATTGGAAAGGCTTGTCCTCCGAAGTTGTATGCAATTGCGGGTGCCAATTCCAAGTCTTCCAACACTCTGCAGATTAAGGATTGATGGATGTAAACAGATAGTGCAGAGAAGTACAGTGGACCTCAGTTCATTGAGTTCAGTTGTTCTCTCTGATCTTTCAACTCATGTATTTCTAGGTCGGCTTATGGGAGGGTTGTCACTGGTAAAAAATCTAAGGATAGTTGGTTGTAAAGCGCTAACATCTTTATGGCATAGTAGAGATGAATTACAGCAAAATATTTGCTGCATTGATCCACTGGCCATTGAGCACTTTCACAGACGTTTTTCCTcaggagaggaagaagaagaggaacgGCAGCAGTGGTTGCCTTATAAACTACAATCTCTAAAATTAAGAGATTGCCAATGCCTTGTGAAGCTACCTCAAGCATTGCAAAACTTCAGTTCTCTTAAAAAGGTTTGTATTACAAACTGCCCAAAACTTGTGTCCTTTCCGGACGCTGATCTCCCCTCCCAGCTGAGATTCTTTGAAATCGACAGATGCAATGCACTGAAATCCTTACCTGAGGCATGGATGAAAAGCAACAACTCGTCCCTTGAAATTTTGTCTATCAAATACTGTGATTCTTTGCCATATGTTTCCAGAATCCAGCTACCCCTGAATCTGAAGCGTCTGGAGATTACATGTTGCGATAATATAAGGTCCATCATATACGACGAGGAGGAAGTTCTAATAATGCAtgaggagaaaataaaaaatggtagCAGAAGAAACACTTCTCTTCTTCAGTACTTGGAGATTGGAGATTGTTCATCTCTCACTTCCTTATGGTTAAACAGTGAGTTACCTGTCgcacttaaaaatattaagattgtGAAATGCTCAAAGCTTTCTTCCTTGTCATCAAGAGGCAGTCTACCTAATGCTCTTGAAAGTATTGAGATTTTTCAGtgtgaaaatcttaaatttataccTGAAGATCTGCACAAACTCTCCTATCTGTCAAAAGTTCATTTGAATTTTTGCACAAGTCTTGTTTCCTTGCCAGAAACAGGGCTGCCTTCCACAAACTTGACCGAGATCTTCCTAATTGGGTGTGAGAAACTAGAGGCCCTGCCCAACTGCATCGACAAAATCCCCTCCCTTCAAAAGTTATTGATAACAAATTGTCCAAACATTTCATCCTTCCCTAAGAATGGCCTTCCCACCAACCTTGCATC belongs to Mangifera indica cultivar Alphonso chromosome 2, CATAS_Mindica_2.1, whole genome shotgun sequence and includes:
- the LOC123209617 gene encoding putative disease resistance RPP13-like protein 1; this translates as MSIIGEAILSAFFEFLFRKLTSPQLLQFALQEQVHVDLNKWERILLKIHAVLEDAEEKQRTNESVKIWLGELWNLAFDIEDLLDEFATEALQRNLQHDRPGDKYSRSMAGKIIPACCRSLIGSLNFTSVMKLKIKKITVRLQEIATEKNNLDLKEISGSGRKSSKVHEKIRTTCLVNEATVYGREKDKEAIIDLLLRHEGACYGVDVIPILGMGGVGKTTLAQLVYNDVRVEAHFDLKIWVCVSDDFDANRITKAILQSITDENVNDSDLNILQVKLKEKLFRRKFLLVLDDIWNENYDKWTALRKPFEVGCLGSKIIVTTRNEDVSLIVGTLPTYSLKELSMNDCLFVFTRHSLGTKGFSKHQELKKIGEQIVKRCNGLPLAAKTLGGLLRGKYNPNDWEDVLHSKIWDLPEEKSGILPALRLSYHYLSPHLKRCFAYCSIFPKDYAFEKEEIILLWMAEGLMQNDISGKQMEDLGDKCFRDLQSRSFFQHSIKNKSRFEMHDLINDLAQWAAGDISFRLDNMPEVDNQRRISKNLRHLSYIGGYDGSKRFQALCHAKNLRTFLPLQLEPVHFYLSFNVLFHWLPKLQRLRVLSLRGYCISELPDEIRFLKHLRYLDLSNTDIKFLPEAISSFYNLQTLILIRCCYLKKLCTDMGNLINLRHLNMDLVDCLEGMPLNIGKLTYLRTLPTFVVGKGNGSGLRELKSLPNLQRKLRISRLENVNDIEEAKEADLNGKKKLDVISLEWSRRKIASSSRKVDIETRVLDMLQPHKRLKELSIKGYGGAKFPTWLGDSQFTALVLLRFENCSACTSLPPVGQLPSLKHLAIKGMAGVRRVGSEFYGNGCSEYFPSLETLSFESMPNWEDWISNACGLECKAFFCLRELSVANCSKLVGRLPEHLPSLERLVLRSCMQLRVPIPSLPTLCRLRIDGCKQIVQRSTVDLSSLSSVVLSDLSTHVFLGRLMGGLSLVKNLRIVGCKALTSLWHSRDELQQNICCIDPLAIEHFHRRFSSGEEEEEERQQWLPYKLQSLKLRDCQCLVKLPQALQNFSSLKKVCITNCPKLVSFPDADLPSQLRFFEIDRCNALKSLPEAWMKSNNSSLEILSIKYCDSLPYVSRIQLPLNLKRLEITCCDNIRSIIYDEEEVLIMHEEKIKNGSRRNTSLLQYLEIGDCSSLTSLWLNSELPVALKNIKIVKCSKLSSLSSRGSLPNALESIEIFQCENLKFIPEDLHKLSYLSKVHLNFCTSLVSLPETGLPSTNLTEIFLIGCEKLEALPNCIDKIPSLQKLLITNCPNISSFPKNGLPTNLASLTLDNLRIFKPLFEWGLYRLTSLKQLSIDGRCSNLVSFPQIPVCLTNLNIKNFPNLESLSCIDESLTSLEELHLSGCPKLKYFPEKGLPSSISGLYIDECPLLKHKCKKFAGKYWPVIAHIPYIDIC